A region of the Zymomonas mobilis subsp. mobilis ATCC 10988 genome:
CCCGTTATTTTGGTGATATTCCTCGGGGTCGCGATGTTGTTCATCCGGCTGCCCCGATCTGGACATTGCCAGCTAGAAAAGACGAAGTTTTAACCGATAATGTCGCGCTGGCGCGCCTTTATCGCACATGGACGGTGCCAGGTTTTGCCAGTTCCGAATTGCCGGATCTTCATATCGCGGCACAGGTGCTAGGGGGGCTGGCATCTTCTCGCCTTGATCAAATTCTGGTGCGGCAGGAACAATTAGCGGTCAGCGTTGCCGCTGAATTAGAGCCTTTTGAAAATCAAAGCCGCTTTGAAATCACTGTAGATGTAAAACCGGGCGTAAACCCGCAATATGTCTCGCAACGGCTAGATAAAATCCTGAATGACTTTATCAATCAGGGACCGACTGCCGATGAAGTCAAACGGGCTGCCACGCAAACGATGGTTTCTGAAATCGCAGGGTTAGAAACCGTTGGCGGTTTCAGTGGTCAGGCACCCACGCTGGCCGAAGGCCTGCTTTATGCCAATGATCCCAATCATTATAAAAAAGAATTAGTGTCTTTGGCCACGGCCACCCCAGCCAGCGTTACGGCAACCATGAAAAAATGGCTTTCTCGTCCGGTTTATGCTCTGACCGTTCTTCCGGGAGAAAGAAAAGCCTATCAGGAATCACAAAAGGGCGGTCATTCGGGTAATGACCAGATTGCTATCAAGCCGATTCCAACCGCCGCTCCAACGCCAGAAATGGTTGCTGCGGCTGAAAAAACGACTTCGGCAGGTATTGATCGCTCTCATTTGCCAGAAATCGGGACTATTCCTGATCTGAAATTCCCGACAATCGAGCATGCCAAATTAAGTAATGGGGTAGAAGTCAGCTATGCCCAGCGCTCTGCTGTGCCGTTGACGCGGATTGCCTTTAACTTTGATGCGGGTAATGCCGCTGATCTGAAGGATTTGCGCGGGACAGAAAGTCTGATGCTTTCTATGCTGACAGAAGGCACGCCGGGCAAAAATGCGATTGAATTGGCTGTCGATCGTGAAAGATTGGGCGCCACTATCGCTTTTGATAGCGATGCCGACCGCACCAATATGCTCTTGCGGAGCCCAACTCCCAATATCGGGGCAACGCTCTCTCTGGCATCACAGATGCTGTTATCACCCGCTTTCCCAGATAAAGAGCTGGAACGCGTCCGGTCAGAACAGCTTGCCACCATCGCTATGGAGCATAGTTCTCCGGCACCCTTAGCCGCGCGTGTGATTGGCCCCAATATTTATGGTGAAAACCATCCTTATGCCCATGTCTTGTCGCCTTCTGGAACGGAAGATTCTGTTAAAAAGATTACCAAGGCAGATATCATCCGCTTTAAAAACCAGTGGTTGCGCCCTGATAAAGCTCATATTTTCATTGTTTCCGACCAACCGCTTTCTGCCATTTTGCCTCTGCTGAATACGCGTTTCGGTCATTGGCAAAATCCGAAAGAAGAAGCGGGTGTCAAAGAAATCAATGCAGCACCGGTGCCTCAGAAGTCGGGTATCCTTTTGGTCAATCGACCAAATTCTCCACAATCGCTTATCTTGGCAGGTTCGGCGCTTCCTCTGAAAGGGCAAGCGGATGATGCTACGTTATTCGATTTAACGGTGGCGAATGATATTCTGGGCGGCCAATTTTTGGCACGACTGAATATGGATCTGCGCGAAAGCAAAGGTTGGAGCTATGGCGTCCACAGCCGTATCTACCGGATGGTCGGGCCTTCTGCCTTTATGATCCGCGCCCCTGTTCAAACGAACCAAACCGGTCCTTCTGTTTCTGCCTTAAAAGCGGATACGGTCAGCTTCCTGACCGATCAAGGCATTACGGCCAAGGAACTGGAAGGTACCCTTACAGGTGATATCCGCCAGCTTCCGGGTAGTTTTGAAAGCGGCGATGATGTCCTAAGCGGTATGATGACTTTAAATAGATTCGGGCGTTCCGATAACTATTTTGATACTCTCGCCAGCCGCTATCGTGGCCTGAATGCGGCGACTTTGGATACAACCGCACGGCGTTGGCTCGATGTTAATAAATTCTTATGGGTCGTGGTCGGCGATGCTAATGTGGTTAAACCACAATTGGAAAAAACAGGCCTTCCGATCGAAACCATGTCAGCCGATGATGTAAAATAATCGGATTGATACTCTAGTTATAAAAAAAGGTGGTTCGTTAAGAACCACCTTTTTTATTATCTGACTTTTTAAAACATCAGATAATTCGTTTAATCAATTTGGTCACATGCCCCATTTTTCGTCCCGGTTTGGCGGTACCTTTGCCGTAAACATGCAGATAGTTATTCCGGCGAGAGAGAATTTTTTCCCATGTATTGACCTGCGCCCCGATCAAATTTTTCATCTCGACTCTTTCCGCCGTCAAAGCGGTTGAGCCCAAGGGCAAACCACAAACGGCACGAATGTGATTTTCAAATTGGGAGGTTTCTGCGCCTTCAATCGTCCAATGACCGCTATTATGAACACGCGGAGCCATCTCGTTAAAGATCGGGCCAAATTGGGTCGCAAAAAATTCAACGGCCAGAACACCGACATAATTCAAGGAATCGGCAATTCTTTGCGTGGCCTTAATCGCGGCATCTGCCTGCTGTAAAATGAAGTCATTCGCCGGTACGACCGAATGATCCAAGATACCATTATTGTGGGTATTGGCTGGAATATCCCAAGTCAAAAACTGACCTTTAATATCACGAACAGCTAAAACAGAAAATTCATGCTCGAATTTGACCATGCCTTCAAGAATGGCTTCTTTACAAGAAAGCTCACTCCATATTTCGGCCAAATGGGAATCGGTTGCTTTTTTAACAACCATTTGCCCGCGACCGTCATAGCCTTGAGTGCGCTGCTTCAAGATAGACGGAATACCTAATTCCAAAAGGGCATAGGATAATTCACGGAGCGAGCTCACAGGCCGAAAGGGCGCAGGCCGTATCTTCAAATCTGACGCATAATTCTTTTCGGTCAGACGATCCTGCGCTACATTCAAGGCTTGGGGTGGTGGATAAACCGCAACCCGCTTGGCAATTTCGACTAACGGCGCGGCTGGAATATTTTCAAACTCATAGGTGATAACATCAACCGAGGCCGCAAATTCTTTCAGTTTCTCGCCGTCATCATATGCACCGACGAAACTTTTAGCAGCCACGACATTGGCTGGCCCCGATTGATTGGGGGCATAGACATGACAGAAATATCCCAATTGCGTCGCCGCAATCGCCATCATCTGACCTAACTGGCCATTACCAATAATGCCAATTTTAGAACCGGGCGGAAGTGTCTGGGTCATAAAGAAGAGATCCTTGGCAGAGTATCTGGCTGATCCTGAACATCAGCCGTTTGACGCTGCCGCCACTGATCCAACCTTTCGGCCAGATCATCATCATTATTGGCAAGTATGGCAGCAGAAAGAAGAGCCGCATTGATAGCACCTGCGCGGCCAATCGCAAGGGTTCCAACCGGAATTCCGGCGGGCATCTGAACAATAGAAAGCAAGCTATCCATGCCGTTTAGGGCTTTTGATTGCACCGGCACCCCGAAAACAGGCAATCTTGTAATAGCCGCGGACATGCCCGGCAAATGTGCCGCCCCACCAGCACCCGCAATAACGGCTTTAAACCCTTTTGAAACCAGCGAACCGACATAGTCATATAACCGTTTCGGGGTTCTATGCGCTGAAATGATACGCGTTTCATACGGAATTTGAAGGGCAGATAAAACATCTGCCGCATGATGCATGGTTTCCCAATCGGATTGACTGCCCATAATCAAGGCAATGATCGGGGCAGGGCTAGATTCGTCTATAGAGGGGGGCTGGTTGTTCATATATTTTTCCGGCTCTCAATTGGAACGTGCAGGCAAATAATGATAAATCCTGTGAAATTTGAATAGACGCTCTACGGTAAGATGCGAAAAGCGGCAATTCCTGATATCAAAATTGTTGTCTTATATTCCGATAAAAAAGCGAATAGCTAGATGGATAAGCCATTTTCTCTTGAGGGATTTGACTTATTATATCGATAATAGTTCTTTCTCGTGAAAGAGAAGGGCTTCTCCTTCCTATGGTCGAACAAGGCAATAGCGTGTCAACAGAGTCAGATTCCAGAATTGTGTCCGATAGCGAGGCTAAGGGAATAGTCAAACGCCTGCCGCCTAAATTAGCCGCCTATATTTCGCTTGCCCGCGCGGATCGACCTATTGGGGTTTGGCTACTTTTCTGGCCGGGGGCGGCGGCTGTCGCTTTGGCAGGTGGCCTTCTCTCACATTGGTTTTTACTACCCGCTTTCTTTATCGGGGCTTTTGTGATGCGTTCAGCCGGATGCGTTTATAATGACATCGTTGACCGCGATCTTGATAAAAAAGTTGCTCGAACCCGAAACCGTCCACTAGCTTCCGGCTTTATTTCAGTCAAAGCGGCTTGTCTCTTTATCGCTTTTCTTTGCCTGATCGGATTGGGCTGCTTGACCTTTTTCAATCCCATAGCCCGTTTTACAGCGATCGCTAGCCTAGCCTTAGTGGCAGCTTATCCCTTCATGAAACGGATAAGCTGGTGGCCTCAGGCTTGGCTTGGTCTTGTTTTTAGCTGGGCGGCTTTGGTTGGAAGCGTTGCCATTTGGGATCGTTTCGAATGGCCGGGTATTTTTCTTTATGGCGGTTGTATCTTCTGGGTAATCGGTTTTGATACTGTTTACGCTATTCAAGATATTGAAGACGATGCCTTGGCCGGTATCAAATCCTCGGCAAGGGCATTAAAAAGTCATTTGCGTCTTGGGGTTAGTTTGTTTTTTGTTTTAGCTGTTTTGGGATGGGGCGCGGCTATCTGGTTCACGCGTCCCCAGCCTTTAGTTTTACTAACGTTATTGCCTGTAGTCCTGCATTTCATCTGGCAAATGACAACATTGGATGTCAATGACGGGCAAAATGCTCTGATGCGTTTCCGTTCCAATCGTCAGATTGGCTTCTTGCTTTTCTTGGCTTGTGCAACCATCGGTATGGCTAATAATTTTTCGGTATATTGATGCCGCGATAGAACGCGATCGGGCAATCCTTTGTCGTTATCTATAACACGTCGGGGCGGGGGCTTTTAGTCGTTATGGCCGTTTGGAAAGCCATGGCTGTATCCGACTTAAACATCTGGTCGCTTTAGGAAAACGCTGGTTGGCGACTGATCTGGCATGGATAGGTGACCGCCTTCGGAGTGAAATTGATAAAAATGAAACCGAACGCGTCCATCTGAAACAACCTGCTGCGGTTTTTCTGTTTTATTGGATAGCTTTTGGTAATGGTGAAAATGCCCCATAAAGCCTTTATATGATGTCGGAACTGACATTTCCTCACTCTTGCGACGTATAAGGCTGGCTGCAAAATCTAACTTAAAATGATTAAACGATAATCTCTTCATAGATAAAAATTTCTTGGCTAACCAAGAGAGAAAACAGCCTAGGATCACGACGAAATGGATAAGGATTGAAGGCCATTTATTCTTTCAATACCCTCCCTCAAAAACAACATAAAAAAAGAGGCTTCCCCTTTTCGGGAAAGCCTCTTTTCTCTTTTTAAGATGCTAACTCTAGCGATTAGCTACGAGCAACGGCACGAACACCACGCATCTGCGGACGACGCGGACGACGCGGACGTTCACCACCGCGATCACCACGATCATCACCTTTACCATGAGAGTGGTTGAAACCCGGTTTTGCACCGCCGCCAAAGCGACCGCGACCACCGCCACGACCACCGCGACCATCTCTGCCATCCCGTTCTGGACGCATCGGAGCCGGATGCGGCAGCAATTCTTTTTCCATGACAAAGTTTTCAGGCAGCGGCAAAATCTGCAATTTGACACGAGTCAAACGTTCGATAGAGCGCAAGTAAGAGCGTTCGTCATTGGCAATAAAGCTGATAGCCTGACCATCACGACCAGCACGAGCAGTGCGGCCAATACGATGGACATATTGTTCGGCGACATTCGGCAATTCGTAATTGAAGACATGGCTGACACCCGGAACGTCAATACCACGGGCAGCAATATCGGTGGCCACCAGAATTTTTAACCGGCCATTACGGAAGGCATTCAAAGCGCGTTCACGCTGCGGCTGGCTTTTGTTACCATGAATGGCGGCAGCAGGCAGACCAGCGGCTTCCAAATGGCGAACCACTCTATCGGCACCATGCTTCGTACGGGTAAAGACCAAAGCCCGATCAAGGCCAGGGGTATTTTTCAGCGTAATCGTCAACAAAGCCTGTTTTTCAGACTGGTTAACGAAAATACCGAATTGCTCAACCCGTTCAGCCGTTGAAGACTGGGGCGCAACCGAAACGGTTACCGGATCAGACAAGAACTGACTGCTCAATTCCTGAATCGTTTTTGGCATCGTAGCCGAGAAGAACAAAGTCTGGCGGTTCTTCGGCAGCAATTTGTCAATGCGGCGCAACGCATGGATAAAACCAAGATCCAGCATCTGGTCGGCTTCGTCCAAGACGAAAACTTCGACGTCTTTTAAGACAAGCGCGCGCTGGTCGATCAAATCCAGCAAGCGACCGGGTGTTGCAACCAAAATATCGGTGCCACGATCCAGCATTCTCATCTGACGACCAATAGGAACGCCACCAAATACGGCATTAACCGACATACGCAGATGACGGGTATAGTCATTGCAAGCGCGGGCAATCTGGCTGGCCAGTTCGCGCGTCGGTGATAAAATCAGCATACGGCAACCACGCTGAGGCCGTGCCTGCGGGTTGGTTGCGAGATAATGAATAGAAGGCAGAGCAAAGGCTGCGGTTTTACCGGTGCCGGTCTGGGCGATACCGCAAAGATCCTTGCCTTCTAATAAATGGGGGATAGCTTGTGCCTGAATCGGGGTCGGCTTACTATAACCGAGACCATCCAGAGCCTGCACAAGTGACGAGTCGAGACCAAGGGTTTTGAACGAAACAGATGTTTCCGTCATAAAAGGCTTTCCGTTTTTGAAATAGGCGCGATGAAGCGCACTAAGAGACGAGTTAAAACTCGTTTAAGACCTGAAAATACAGGCTTGCGTGAACGGGAAAGCCTGCTGCTATTAGGCATCTAAAGAGGAATACTTGGCAACGCACCATAGTGAGGAAGGCTTTTTATGACTTCCGAAATGACAAAAATAGATGTCAGATATTATGTGCGGTGGAACACGCAAATTCCGTGCATATGCCCGTTTAGTCTCGCGGACACAGATGCTTATCCGTTAATAATGACCATAGGACAGAAGAAAGGCAAGGCTTTTCCTCATTGCCGAATAAAATATTATTATATTATCGCCAAAAAGGACAATTATTGAAAGAAATCGAAGATATCATTCAAAAAACCATAAAAAGGCAACATAAATAATCTTGATTGGAAGGCGTGGTTTCACCAAATAAGAAACATGCTGATCGAGACAGAAAAGACGCCGAATCCGGCTACCCTTAAATTTTTGCTTCACCGTCCCGTAATGGAACGTGAATCCCGTTATTTTGTCAATAAAGAGGAAGCCGCTGATTCGCCTTTGGCCGTAGCGCTTTTTGACTTGCAGCATGTGACGGCTGTTTTCTACGGACGGGATTTTATTTCCGTCACCCTCGATTCACCTTCATTATGGTCTAACCTCGAATCCAAGATCATTATGATCATTTCGGATCATTTCGATAATGACATTCCGTTATTGGTAGAAAATTCCGAAAAGAATGAAACAAAAGATCATGATGAAGAAGATGACGTCATTCTTCAGATCAAAGATCTGATCGATAGCCGCGTTCGTCCGGCTGTTGCTCGTGATGGGGGGGATATCGTTTTCCAGAAATTTGAAGACGGCATTGTCTATTTGTCGATGCGGGGCGCTTGCGCAGGTTGTCCTTCTTCTGTTGCGACCCTGAAACAAGGGGTCGAGACCTTGCTGAAACATTTTGTCCCTGAAATTAAAGAAGTTCGGGCGATTTAATGCAATTGGTCATTGATACAGCCACAGCGGCCTGTTCTGTTGCTTTGATAGAAGGCGACCGCGTCCTTGCCTGCGAGAAGGAAATTGTGGGTCGCGGTCACGCTGAAAAACTTTTGCCTATGGTCGCTGCTTTACCGGATCAAGGTCGCGCTGATAGTATCCTTGTTGATTGCGGGCCCGGCAGTTTTACCGGCATCCGCGTCGGGATTGCGGCTGCCCTGGCTTTAGGTTTGGGATGGGATATTCCTGTCTCTGGTTATGGCTCCTTAGATATTGTTGCGGCCTCGGCTTTCCGACGGCACAGCGATGTGTCGCAACTGACGGTTGCTTTTATTGGCGGTCATGGTGAATTGTTTATTCAGTCTTTTTCCTGCGATCGGCCTTCACTTCATTTGACCACCACCACAGAACTTCAATCCTTGCGACCCGAAGCCGCTGCTGCCTTAGTGCAAGACTCACTCGTGGTCGGTTCGGCGGCGGCCAATTTGATAAAGGTAAGAGGCTGGGGCGAATCGGAAGAGGCTTGGCCTTTTGCGGATGAAGCCCGCTTTTTAGAAAAAACAGCGACGACACTACCTGCTACGCCGATTTACGGCCGTTTGCCTGATGCGAAAATACCGTCATGATACAGTATCATGATGGCTGGGCGTTTGTAGATACAGGTGATTCTCTTCTCGATTATGTCATGGAAATCATGACGGATGCTTTTGACCCATTCTATGGCGAGGCGTGGAATCGTCATCAATGTAATAGCATTATGGGGTTACCGGGCGTTTATGCTCTTGTTGTAACAATAGAAGGGAAACCGGCGGGTTTCTTGTTATCTCGTACTGTTTTTGACGAGTGCGAGCTATTATTATTAGCAGTTAAACCGGAATTCCGCCGCGAAGGGGTCGCGACAGCCCTTTTTAAAAAGCTGATCGCCAAAGCCAAAATCGAAGATACTAAATATCTTCATCTTGAAGTCAGAGAAAAAAATCCGGCCTTAAACCTTTATTACCAGATTGGCTTTAGAGAGGTTGGCCGTCGAATCAATTATTATAAATCGTTAAATGGCGACTTATACAATGCGATAACTCTCCGCTTCATTGTTATTTAATATAAATCACCTAGAAGAAGTAATAATTTTAGTTGCATTTTCTATAGAATTTGTTCAATCATAAAGACCGTAAACGTTGGGAGATCAACCGAGATCTTTCCAAAGGTAAAAGCTTTAAAGCTTCTCTGGAAAGATAGAATATTCTCCCACTTTTTTCCTAAAAAAGGATTGTTCTATGAGCGATGACAATGCTTTGTCTGAAACTTTGATTACCTTAACGGCTGATATCGTTTCAGCCCATGTCAGCAACAACAGCGTTTCTGTTGCCGACGTTCCCCAGCTTATCCAGAATGTCCATCATGCACTTTCTGCTTTAAGCGAAGCTAACGCAGAACCGGAAGCACGGCCTGAACCCGCTGTCTCTGTCCGCGCCTCTGTTAAACCCGATTATATCATCTGCCTCGAAGACGGTAAGAAGCTGAAAATGCTGAAACGTCATCTTGCAACCCATTATCAGCTGACGCCGGAACAATACCGCGCTAAATGGAATTTGCCGGCAGATTATCCGATGGTCGCCCCGAATTACGCTGATCAGCGTCGTTCTTTGGCCAAAAAAATCGGTCTTGGTACCCAGCGTCGCAAACGCTAATAACCTGCTTTGATAAATAAAAAAGAACAAAGCATTACCACAAATGTGGCTTAATTCTCGCTATATATAGGGGCAACTCTATCCGTGGCGTTTATAAAAATCACAACGTCTGGGGGCGACGTATGATTTTAAATTGCCAAAGTAAGCGTGAATTTATAAAGAGAAATAGTTGGAGCCTGCGCCTTTAAACAGCGCAGATTTCTCTGATTTTTTACTGGGGTAATTCAAAATTTGACGGAGAAATGTTGTGCGGCAGATCAATATTGAAACGCTTTGTGCGCAAAAAGGTCTGCGGATAACAGGTCAAAGAAGGGTTATTGCTCAGGTTTTATCTGAAGCCGAAGATCATCCCGATGTCGAGTCTCTTTACGAACGGGCATCTGCGATTGATTCCGGTATTTCGATTGCTACCGTCTATCGTACCGTGCGCTTATTTGAAGAAGCCGGTATTCTTGAACGTCATGATTTTGGCGATGGCCGCGCGCGTTACGAGGCTTCCCCCGAAGATCATCACGATCATCTTATAGATGTGGAATCTGGAAAGATTATCGAATTTTCAGATGAAGACATGGAAAGCCTGCAAAAAATAATCGCCGAACGCTTGGGATATAAATTGGTCGATCACCGCTTGGAATTATACGGTGTCCCGTTGAATCGTTCGCCTAAATCATCGAAATAAAATAATGATCGGGTTTTAGTTATTTTGATGACGATTCCGTCGTGATTTTTAATAAAAGCACTAAAAAAGCGACAGACTTTTCAGCCTGTCGCCCTTCTTATCGCTTTTTAAAGCGCTGATTATTCTTCAGAGGCTTCAGCCGTCTGGCTGTTAAGCTGAATATAGCCTTGAATACCCATCCGTTCGATCAATTTTAACTGGGTATCAA
Encoded here:
- a CDS encoding M16 family metallopeptidase; the encoded protein is MGVNHRWLAAAALAATALSPITSNAAKPTADHNKNTAVPLSTLADQISLSWQKFTLPNGLQVIVHADHKSPIVAVSVWYHIGSKDEPAGKTGFAHLFEHLMFNGSENAPSGVFEPLRQAGATDDNGTTWFDRTNYFETVPTPALDLALFLESDRMGHLLGGITQQKLDNQRGVVQNEKRQGDNQPYGLVQYAQTEALSPEGHPYHHTTIGSMEDLDAASLDTVKDWFRQNYGPNNAVLVLAGDIDIDKAKTLVTRYFGDIPRGRDVVHPAAPIWTLPARKDEVLTDNVALARLYRTWTVPGFASSELPDLHIAAQVLGGLASSRLDQILVRQEQLAVSVAAELEPFENQSRFEITVDVKPGVNPQYVSQRLDKILNDFINQGPTADEVKRAATQTMVSEIAGLETVGGFSGQAPTLAEGLLYANDPNHYKKELVSLATATPASVTATMKKWLSRPVYALTVLPGERKAYQESQKGGHSGNDQIAIKPIPTAAPTPEMVAAAEKTTSAGIDRSHLPEIGTIPDLKFPTIEHAKLSNGVEVSYAQRSAVPLTRIAFNFDAGNAADLKDLRGTESLMLSMLTEGTPGKNAIELAVDRERLGATIAFDSDADRTNMLLRSPTPNIGATLSLASQMLLSPAFPDKELERVRSEQLATIAMEHSSPAPLAARVIGPNIYGENHPYAHVLSPSGTEDSVKKITKADIIRFKNQWLRPDKAHIFIVSDQPLSAILPLLNTRFGHWQNPKEEAGVKEINAAPVPQKSGILLVNRPNSPQSLILAGSALPLKGQADDATLFDLTVANDILGGQFLARLNMDLRESKGWSYGVHSRIYRMVGPSAFMIRAPVQTNQTGPSVSALKADTVSFLTDQGITAKELEGTLTGDIRQLPGSFESGDDVLSGMMTLNRFGRSDNYFDTLASRYRGLNAATLDTTARRWLDVNKFLWVVVGDANVVKPQLEKTGLPIETMSADDVK
- a CDS encoding 5-(carboxyamino)imidazole ribonucleotide synthase, with the translated sequence MTQTLPPGSKIGIIGNGQLGQMMAIAATQLGYFCHVYAPNQSGPANVVAAKSFVGAYDDGEKLKEFAASVDVITYEFENIPAAPLVEIAKRVAVYPPPQALNVAQDRLTEKNYASDLKIRPAPFRPVSSLRELSYALLELGIPSILKQRTQGYDGRGQMVVKKATDSHLAEIWSELSCKEAILEGMVKFEHEFSVLAVRDIKGQFLTWDIPANTHNNGILDHSVVPANDFILQQADAAIKATQRIADSLNYVGVLAVEFFATQFGPIFNEMAPRVHNSGHWTIEGAETSQFENHIRAVCGLPLGSTALTAERVEMKNLIGAQVNTWEKILSRRNNYLHVYGKGTAKPGRKMGHVTKLIKRII
- the purE gene encoding 5-(carboxyamino)imidazole ribonucleotide mutase, which encodes MNNQPPSIDESSPAPIIALIMGSQSDWETMHHAADVLSALQIPYETRIISAHRTPKRLYDYVGSLVSKGFKAVIAGAGGAAHLPGMSAAITRLPVFGVPVQSKALNGMDSLLSIVQMPAGIPVGTLAIGRAGAINAALLSAAILANNDDDLAERLDQWRQRQTADVQDQPDTLPRISSL
- the ubiA gene encoding 4-hydroxybenzoate octaprenyltransferase produces the protein MVEQGNSVSTESDSRIVSDSEAKGIVKRLPPKLAAYISLARADRPIGVWLLFWPGAAAVALAGGLLSHWFLLPAFFIGAFVMRSAGCVYNDIVDRDLDKKVARTRNRPLASGFISVKAACLFIAFLCLIGLGCLTFFNPIARFTAIASLALVAAYPFMKRISWWPQAWLGLVFSWAALVGSVAIWDRFEWPGIFLYGGCIFWVIGFDTVYAIQDIEDDALAGIKSSARALKSHLRLGVSLFFVLAVLGWGAAIWFTRPQPLVLLTLLPVVLHFIWQMTTLDVNDGQNALMRFRSNRQIGFLLFLACATIGMANNFSVY
- a CDS encoding DEAD/DEAH box helicase, encoding MTETSVSFKTLGLDSSLVQALDGLGYSKPTPIQAQAIPHLLEGKDLCGIAQTGTGKTAAFALPSIHYLATNPQARPQRGCRMLILSPTRELASQIARACNDYTRHLRMSVNAVFGGVPIGRQMRMLDRGTDILVATPGRLLDLIDQRALVLKDVEVFVLDEADQMLDLGFIHALRRIDKLLPKNRQTLFFSATMPKTIQELSSQFLSDPVTVSVAPQSSTAERVEQFGIFVNQSEKQALLTITLKNTPGLDRALVFTRTKHGADRVVRHLEAAGLPAAAIHGNKSQPQRERALNAFRNGRLKILVATDIAARGIDVPGVSHVFNYELPNVAEQYVHRIGRTARAGRDGQAISFIANDERSYLRSIERLTRVKLQILPLPENFVMEKELLPHPAPMRPERDGRDGRGGRGGGRGRFGGGAKPGFNHSHGKGDDRGDRGGERPRRPRRPQMRGVRAVARS
- a CDS encoding NifU family protein, with product MLIETEKTPNPATLKFLLHRPVMERESRYFVNKEEAADSPLAVALFDLQHVTAVFYGRDFISVTLDSPSLWSNLESKIIMIISDHFDNDIPLLVENSEKNETKDHDEEDDVILQIKDLIDSRVRPAVARDGGDIVFQKFEDGIVYLSMRGACAGCPSSVATLKQGVETLLKHFVPEIKEVRAI
- the tsaB gene encoding tRNA (adenosine(37)-N6)-threonylcarbamoyltransferase complex dimerization subunit type 1 TsaB, with the protein product MQLVIDTATAACSVALIEGDRVLACEKEIVGRGHAEKLLPMVAALPDQGRADSILVDCGPGSFTGIRVGIAAALALGLGWDIPVSGYGSLDIVAASAFRRHSDVSQLTVAFIGGHGELFIQSFSCDRPSLHLTTTTELQSLRPEAAAALVQDSLVVGSAAANLIKVRGWGESEEAWPFADEARFLEKTATTLPATPIYGRLPDAKIPS
- a CDS encoding GNAT family N-acetyltransferase, whose amino-acid sequence is MIQYHDGWAFVDTGDSLLDYVMEIMTDAFDPFYGEAWNRHQCNSIMGLPGVYALVVTIEGKPAGFLLSRTVFDECELLLLAVKPEFRREGVATALFKKLIAKAKIEDTKYLHLEVREKNPALNLYYQIGFREVGRRINYYKSLNGDLYNAITLRFIVI
- a CDS encoding MucR family transcriptional regulator yields the protein MSDDNALSETLITLTADIVSAHVSNNSVSVADVPQLIQNVHHALSALSEANAEPEARPEPAVSVRASVKPDYIICLEDGKKLKMLKRHLATHYQLTPEQYRAKWNLPADYPMVAPNYADQRRSLAKKIGLGTQRRKR
- a CDS encoding Fur family transcriptional regulator, with amino-acid sequence MRQINIETLCAQKGLRITGQRRVIAQVLSEAEDHPDVESLYERASAIDSGISIATVYRTVRLFEEAGILERHDFGDGRARYEASPEDHHDHLIDVESGKIIEFSDEDMESLQKIIAERLGYKLVDHRLELYGVPLNRSPKSSK